From the genome of Candidatus Cloacimonadota bacterium:
AACTTTTTCAATGGTTTTTTACATTATCACTTATTATCCTTGTCTTCAACGACAAACCATTGAAAAGGCTGACTTGAAAGAAATCCTCTGGAAAAAGCCTTTTCAAGGTTTCCTATAGTCTTCCACCCATCAATAATGCCATGATAGCTTTTTGAGCATGCAGACGATTCTCTGCTTCATCATAAACTACGCTTTGCGGTCCGTCGATCACGGCGTCAGTTACTTCCATATCACGATCTGCCGGTAAGCAATGCATATAAATTCCGTTTTTATCGATCAGTTTCATTTTCTTCTCATCGCAGATCCAATGCTTGTTTTTCTCAAAAAGGTCTTTCATCCCGGCAAGATTTTCTTCTTTGATCTTCTTTCCGGATTCATCTACTTGAGCAAAATAATCCATTGCACCCCAGGATTTCGGATAAACAACATGAGCATTTTCAAAGGCTGCTTCCATATCGTCTGTTTCTTCAAAACTGCTTCCGTTTTGAACAGCATATTCATTGCATTTTTTGATGATTTTCGGATCGAGTTCAAAACCTTTCGGTCGTGCTAGAACGACATCCATTCCCAAAAGTGAAGGAGCAAGAGCAAGACTTTGCGGGACTGCAAAAGGTTTAGCAGTAGAGCCGGAATAAGCCCAGCTGATCACGAATTTTTTCTTTTTGAAATCACCAAATTTTTCTTTGATCGTCAGCATATCTGCCAGAGCCTGGCAGGGATGATAAACATCGCATTCCATATTGATGATGGGAATGTCAGCATAATGAGCAAATTCTTTCATCGTCTCATG
Proteins encoded in this window:
- a CDS encoding ornithine carbamoyltransferase codes for the protein MRSNKFLGRDWLSPEIDYTKEEWESLLRLAEDLKTRFALNEDTSHILKGKTLYTMFFNSSLRTRSTFAAGIQQLGGFHVDLEPGKTYTPARKGFEIPYKTERICDVAQVLSRTGDAIAIRMYGAPSQWIYGFAHETMKEFAHYADIPIINMECDVYHPCQALADMLTIKEKFGDFKKKKFVISWAYSGSTAKPFAVPQSLALAPSLLGMDVVLARPKGFELDPKIIKKCNEYAVQNGSSFEETDDMEAAFENAHVVYPKSWGAMDYFAQVDESGKKIKEENLAGMKDLFEKNKHWICDEKKMKLIDKNGIYMHCLPADRDMEVTDAVIDGPQSVVYDEAENRLHAQKAIMALLMGGRL